One genomic region from Vitis riparia cultivar Riparia Gloire de Montpellier isolate 1030 chromosome 17, EGFV_Vit.rip_1.0, whole genome shotgun sequence encodes:
- the LOC117904307 gene encoding uncharacterized protein LOC117904307 isoform X4 → MSWRRVAKSLQALTAHSLLLSFTLLLVLKLHHTISYSWWIIFFPLWLFHAVVARGRFSLPAPLVPHNRHWAPCHAVVATPLLIAFELLLCIYLESIYAYGHAAVNLKIIFLPLLAFEITILVDNFRMCKALMPGDEESMSDEAIWETLPHFWVAISMVFFVAATLFTLLKLCGDIGALGWWDLFINFGIAESFAFLVCTKWSNPVIHRNSHTTEAGSSSTTIRYLDWNSGLVVSTDEDQHQDRMCGLQDIGGHIMKVPLIGFQVLLCMRLEGTPAAARDIPIPVLFSPIFLLQGAGVLFSASRLVEKIVLLLHNGAGTGRYFTYSSRAHDCFGFLHHGSRLLGWWSIDEGSREEQARLVHDGAGCGDFKLHLVSNQKSQSTVSRSMKDFKMQRHIRRIY, encoded by the exons ATGAGCTGGCGAAGAGTGGCGAAGTCCCTGCAGGCTCTCACAGCCCAttccttgcttctctccttCACCCTTCTTCTCGTCCTCAAGCTCCATCACACCATATCCTACTCTTGGTG GATTATCTTTTTCCCACTTTGGCTATTTCATGCAGTTGTTGCTCGAGGAAGATTCTCTTTGCCTGCCCCACTAGTTCCACATAATCGTCAT tGGGCACCGTGTCATGCTGTTGTTGCAACACCGCTGCTTATTGCATTTGAACTTCTCCTTTGTATATATCTCGAAAGCATTTATG CTTATGGTCATGCAGCTGTGAACTTGAAGATCATCTTTCTTCCCTTGTTGGCCTTTGAAATAACAATACTAGTTGACAATTTCAG AATGTGTAAGGCGCTAATGCCAGGAGATGAAGAAAGCATGAGTGATGAAGCAATATGGGAGACACTTCCT CACTTTTGGGTTGCAATCTCCATGGTCTTCTTTGTTGCTGCTACATTGTTCACCCTTCTAAAGCTATGTg GTGATATAGGTGCTCTAGGCTGGTGGGACTTGTTCATAAATTTTGG CATTGCAGAGTCCTTTGCCTTCCTTGTTTGTACAAAGTGGTCTAATCCAGTGATCCATAGAAATTCTCACACAACAGAAGCTGGTTCATCTTCTACAACTATTAGATATCTTGACTGGAACAGTGGTTTAGTAGTTTCTACAGATGAGGATCAGCACCAGGATAGAATGTGTGGGCTGCAAGACATTGGTGGTCATATCATGAAAGTTCCATTAATTGGATTCCAAGTCCTTCTTTGTATGCGCTTAGAG GGAACACCTGCTGCTGCTAGAGATATCCCAATTCCAGTTCTTTTTTCACCTATTTTCTTACTTCAAGGCGCTGGGGTTCTGTTTTCTGCATCAAGGTTGGTTGAGAAAATTGTTCTTTTACTACATAATGGAGCTGGGACAGGAAGATATTTTACATATTCTTCTAGAGCTCATGATTGCTTTGGGTTCCTGCACCATGGTTCCAG GCTCCTGGGTTGGTGGTCCATTGATGAAGGAAGTCGTGAAGAACAGGCACGACTTGTCCATGATGGGGCAGG GTGTGGAGACTTCAAGCTGCACTTGGTGAGCAATCAGAAATCACAAAGTACAGTAAGCAGGAGTATGAAAGACTTCAAAAT gcaaaggcaCATAAGAAGGATATATTAA
- the LOC117904307 gene encoding uncharacterized protein LOC117904307 isoform X2, translated as MSWRRVAKSLQALTAHSLLLSFTLLLVLKLHHTISYSWWIIFFPLWLFHAVVARGRFSLPAPLVPHNRHWAPCHAVVATPLLIAFELLLCIYLESIYAYGHAAVNLKIIFLPLLAFEITILVDNFRMCKALMPGDEESMSDEAIWETLPHFWVAISMVFFVAATLFTLLKLCGDIGALGWWDLFINFGIAESFAFLVCTKWSNPVIHRNSHTTEAGSSSTTIRYLDWNSGLVVSTDEDQHQDRMCGLQDIGGHIMKVPLIGFQVLLCMRLEGTPAAARDIPIPVLFSPIFLLQGAGVLFSASRLVEKIVLLLHNGAGTGRYFTYSSRAHDCFGFLHHGSRLLGWWSIDEGSREEQARLVHDGAGCGDFKLHLVSNQKSQSTVSRSMKDFKMKKFYVEFALKERSAWFFFHAGIVSFAVPAARSVKNAQFAVSQSRNAYLCMMYRLFN; from the exons ATGAGCTGGCGAAGAGTGGCGAAGTCCCTGCAGGCTCTCACAGCCCAttccttgcttctctccttCACCCTTCTTCTCGTCCTCAAGCTCCATCACACCATATCCTACTCTTGGTG GATTATCTTTTTCCCACTTTGGCTATTTCATGCAGTTGTTGCTCGAGGAAGATTCTCTTTGCCTGCCCCACTAGTTCCACATAATCGTCAT tGGGCACCGTGTCATGCTGTTGTTGCAACACCGCTGCTTATTGCATTTGAACTTCTCCTTTGTATATATCTCGAAAGCATTTATG CTTATGGTCATGCAGCTGTGAACTTGAAGATCATCTTTCTTCCCTTGTTGGCCTTTGAAATAACAATACTAGTTGACAATTTCAG AATGTGTAAGGCGCTAATGCCAGGAGATGAAGAAAGCATGAGTGATGAAGCAATATGGGAGACACTTCCT CACTTTTGGGTTGCAATCTCCATGGTCTTCTTTGTTGCTGCTACATTGTTCACCCTTCTAAAGCTATGTg GTGATATAGGTGCTCTAGGCTGGTGGGACTTGTTCATAAATTTTGG CATTGCAGAGTCCTTTGCCTTCCTTGTTTGTACAAAGTGGTCTAATCCAGTGATCCATAGAAATTCTCACACAACAGAAGCTGGTTCATCTTCTACAACTATTAGATATCTTGACTGGAACAGTGGTTTAGTAGTTTCTACAGATGAGGATCAGCACCAGGATAGAATGTGTGGGCTGCAAGACATTGGTGGTCATATCATGAAAGTTCCATTAATTGGATTCCAAGTCCTTCTTTGTATGCGCTTAGAG GGAACACCTGCTGCTGCTAGAGATATCCCAATTCCAGTTCTTTTTTCACCTATTTTCTTACTTCAAGGCGCTGGGGTTCTGTTTTCTGCATCAAGGTTGGTTGAGAAAATTGTTCTTTTACTACATAATGGAGCTGGGACAGGAAGATATTTTACATATTCTTCTAGAGCTCATGATTGCTTTGGGTTCCTGCACCATGGTTCCAG GCTCCTGGGTTGGTGGTCCATTGATGAAGGAAGTCGTGAAGAACAGGCACGACTTGTCCATGATGGGGCAGG GTGTGGAGACTTCAAGCTGCACTTGGTGAGCAATCAGAAATCACAAAGTACAGTAAGCAGGAGTATGAAAGACTTCAAAAT GAAAAAATTTTATGTAGAATTTGCTTTGAAGGAGAGATCAGCGTGGTTCTTCTTCCATGCAGGCATCGTATCCTTTGCAG TACCTGCTGCGAGAAGTGTAAAAAATGCCCAATTTGCCGTGTCCCAATCGAGGAACGCTTACCTGTGTATGATGTATAGGCTTTTTAACTGA
- the LOC117904307 gene encoding uncharacterized protein LOC117904307 isoform X3: MSWRRVAKSLQALTAHSLLLSFTLLLVLKLHHTISYSWWIIFFPLWLFHAVVARGRFSLPAPLVPHNRHWAPCHAVVATPLLIAFELLLCIYLESIYAYGHAAVNLKIIFLPLLAFEITILVDNFRMCKALMPGDEESMSDEAIWETLPHFWVAISMVFFVAATLFTLLKLCGDIGALGWWDLFINFGIAESFAFLVCTKWSNPVIHRNSHTTEAGSSSTTIRYLDWNSGLVVSTDEDQHQDRMCGLQDIGGHIMKVPLIGFQVLLCMRLEGTPAAARDIPIPVLFSPIFLLQGAGVLFSASRLVEKIVLLLHNGAGTGRYFTYSSRAHDCFGFLHHGSRLLGWWSIDEGSREEQARLVHDGAGYNTFCGYPPEIVKKMPKKDLAEEVWRLQAALGEQSEITKYSKQEYERLQNAKAHKKDILI; the protein is encoded by the exons ATGAGCTGGCGAAGAGTGGCGAAGTCCCTGCAGGCTCTCACAGCCCAttccttgcttctctccttCACCCTTCTTCTCGTCCTCAAGCTCCATCACACCATATCCTACTCTTGGTG GATTATCTTTTTCCCACTTTGGCTATTTCATGCAGTTGTTGCTCGAGGAAGATTCTCTTTGCCTGCCCCACTAGTTCCACATAATCGTCAT tGGGCACCGTGTCATGCTGTTGTTGCAACACCGCTGCTTATTGCATTTGAACTTCTCCTTTGTATATATCTCGAAAGCATTTATG CTTATGGTCATGCAGCTGTGAACTTGAAGATCATCTTTCTTCCCTTGTTGGCCTTTGAAATAACAATACTAGTTGACAATTTCAG AATGTGTAAGGCGCTAATGCCAGGAGATGAAGAAAGCATGAGTGATGAAGCAATATGGGAGACACTTCCT CACTTTTGGGTTGCAATCTCCATGGTCTTCTTTGTTGCTGCTACATTGTTCACCCTTCTAAAGCTATGTg GTGATATAGGTGCTCTAGGCTGGTGGGACTTGTTCATAAATTTTGG CATTGCAGAGTCCTTTGCCTTCCTTGTTTGTACAAAGTGGTCTAATCCAGTGATCCATAGAAATTCTCACACAACAGAAGCTGGTTCATCTTCTACAACTATTAGATATCTTGACTGGAACAGTGGTTTAGTAGTTTCTACAGATGAGGATCAGCACCAGGATAGAATGTGTGGGCTGCAAGACATTGGTGGTCATATCATGAAAGTTCCATTAATTGGATTCCAAGTCCTTCTTTGTATGCGCTTAGAG GGAACACCTGCTGCTGCTAGAGATATCCCAATTCCAGTTCTTTTTTCACCTATTTTCTTACTTCAAGGCGCTGGGGTTCTGTTTTCTGCATCAAGGTTGGTTGAGAAAATTGTTCTTTTACTACATAATGGAGCTGGGACAGGAAGATATTTTACATATTCTTCTAGAGCTCATGATTGCTTTGGGTTCCTGCACCATGGTTCCAG GCTCCTGGGTTGGTGGTCCATTGATGAAGGAAGTCGTGAAGAACAGGCACGACTTGTCCATGATGGGGCAGG ATATAACACTTTCTGTGGTTATCCTCCTGAGATAGTGAAGAAAATGCCTAAAAAGGATCTTGCTGAGGAG GTGTGGAGACTTCAAGCTGCACTTGGTGAGCAATCAGAAATCACAAAGTACAGTAAGCAGGAGTATGAAAGACTTCAAAAT gcaaaggcaCATAAGAAGGATATATTAATATGA
- the LOC117904307 gene encoding uncharacterized protein LOC117904307 isoform X1, with the protein MSWRRVAKSLQALTAHSLLLSFTLLLVLKLHHTISYSWWIIFFPLWLFHAVVARGRFSLPAPLVPHNRHWAPCHAVVATPLLIAFELLLCIYLESIYAYGHAAVNLKIIFLPLLAFEITILVDNFRMCKALMPGDEESMSDEAIWETLPHFWVAISMVFFVAATLFTLLKLCGDIGALGWWDLFINFGIAESFAFLVCTKWSNPVIHRNSHTTEAGSSSTTIRYLDWNSGLVVSTDEDQHQDRMCGLQDIGGHIMKVPLIGFQVLLCMRLEGTPAAARDIPIPVLFSPIFLLQGAGVLFSASRLVEKIVLLLHNGAGTGRYFTYSSRAHDCFGFLHHGSRLLGWWSIDEGSREEQARLVHDGAGYNTFCGYPPEIVKKMPKKDLAEEVWRLQAALGEQSEITKYSKQEYERLQNEKILCRICFEGEISVVLLPCRHRILCSTCCEKCKKCPICRVPIEERLPVYDV; encoded by the exons ATGAGCTGGCGAAGAGTGGCGAAGTCCCTGCAGGCTCTCACAGCCCAttccttgcttctctccttCACCCTTCTTCTCGTCCTCAAGCTCCATCACACCATATCCTACTCTTGGTG GATTATCTTTTTCCCACTTTGGCTATTTCATGCAGTTGTTGCTCGAGGAAGATTCTCTTTGCCTGCCCCACTAGTTCCACATAATCGTCAT tGGGCACCGTGTCATGCTGTTGTTGCAACACCGCTGCTTATTGCATTTGAACTTCTCCTTTGTATATATCTCGAAAGCATTTATG CTTATGGTCATGCAGCTGTGAACTTGAAGATCATCTTTCTTCCCTTGTTGGCCTTTGAAATAACAATACTAGTTGACAATTTCAG AATGTGTAAGGCGCTAATGCCAGGAGATGAAGAAAGCATGAGTGATGAAGCAATATGGGAGACACTTCCT CACTTTTGGGTTGCAATCTCCATGGTCTTCTTTGTTGCTGCTACATTGTTCACCCTTCTAAAGCTATGTg GTGATATAGGTGCTCTAGGCTGGTGGGACTTGTTCATAAATTTTGG CATTGCAGAGTCCTTTGCCTTCCTTGTTTGTACAAAGTGGTCTAATCCAGTGATCCATAGAAATTCTCACACAACAGAAGCTGGTTCATCTTCTACAACTATTAGATATCTTGACTGGAACAGTGGTTTAGTAGTTTCTACAGATGAGGATCAGCACCAGGATAGAATGTGTGGGCTGCAAGACATTGGTGGTCATATCATGAAAGTTCCATTAATTGGATTCCAAGTCCTTCTTTGTATGCGCTTAGAG GGAACACCTGCTGCTGCTAGAGATATCCCAATTCCAGTTCTTTTTTCACCTATTTTCTTACTTCAAGGCGCTGGGGTTCTGTTTTCTGCATCAAGGTTGGTTGAGAAAATTGTTCTTTTACTACATAATGGAGCTGGGACAGGAAGATATTTTACATATTCTTCTAGAGCTCATGATTGCTTTGGGTTCCTGCACCATGGTTCCAG GCTCCTGGGTTGGTGGTCCATTGATGAAGGAAGTCGTGAAGAACAGGCACGACTTGTCCATGATGGGGCAGG ATATAACACTTTCTGTGGTTATCCTCCTGAGATAGTGAAGAAAATGCCTAAAAAGGATCTTGCTGAGGAG GTGTGGAGACTTCAAGCTGCACTTGGTGAGCAATCAGAAATCACAAAGTACAGTAAGCAGGAGTATGAAAGACTTCAAAAT GAAAAAATTTTATGTAGAATTTGCTTTGAAGGAGAGATCAGCGTGGTTCTTCTTCCATGCAGGCATCGTATCCTTTGCAG TACCTGCTGCGAGAAGTGTAAAAAATGCCCAATTTGCCGTGTCCCAATCGAGGAACGCTTACCTGTGTATGATGTATAG